The Actinomycetota bacterium genome segment TGTATTTATTTTGTGTATTTATTTAAAAATTGTTTAAATAGGATAATTAGATATTAATTGGGTTAATGCAAAAAATGCAAAACTATCACCACTTTTTGAAAAAAAACAGTCAAGGACGAAGAAAGCCCGTTAATAATGGTTAATTTAATTGATAATATATGCAAATAATAAAAAAAGCAAGAGCTAATTTTGTTCCCATTCCGGGGCTGATCCAGCTTAAACCAGCCCCGGAATTATTTAAGACAGCTAAAACTTGGGTAATCTTTCTAAGGATTTCTTAATCAGTTCGTCAGGATACTCATAGTCCTCCAGCTTGCCGTCCATGTAGTTCTGGTAAGATGCTAAATCAAAGTGGCCGTGGCCGCTGAAATTAAAGGCAATAACCTTTTCTTCTCCCGTTTCCTTGCATTTTAAGGCTTCATCAATCGCAGCCTTTATAGCGTGAGCGGTTTCCGGCGCCGGAAGGACGCCTTCTGTCTTGGCAAAGATCATGGAAGCCTCAAATACCGGGTTTTGATGGTAGGATACTGCGTCAATTATGCCTTCCTTATGCAGCAGGCTGATCTGGGGAGCCATGCCGTGATACCTTAATCCTCCGGAATGGATAGGGGCAGGCACAAAATCATGGCCTAAAGTATACATTTTTACTATAGGCGCCATTTTAGCCGTATCCCCGTAATCATAGGCAAAAGGCCCCTTAGTCAGGGTAGGGCAGGCAATGGGCTCTACTGCAATAATCTTGATATCCTTGCCAGCCATTTTATCCGGGATAAAAGGAAAAGCAAAACCGGCAAAATTACTGCCGCCGCCTACGCAACCTATCAGCACATCGGGGAAAAGCCCTACTTTCTCAAACTGTTTCTTGGTTTCCAGCCCGATAACTGTCTGGTGAAGCAGAACGTGGTTGAGCACACTTCCCAGGGAATAATGGGTATTTTCATCCTTTGCTGCATCCTCTACC includes the following:
- a CDS encoding TrpB-like pyridoxal phosphate-dependent enzyme; protein product: MSDKKILLSESEMPRQWYNINPDLPKPLDPPLNPQTGELLTPEDLSVLFPMELIEQEMSQERFIDIPEELLKIYSIWRPSPLVRAERLEQYLGTPAKIFYKNESVSPAGSHKPNTAVAQAYYNKKEGINRLTTETGAGQWGSALAFACNMLDMELVVYMVKVSYEQKPYRKIMMRVWGANVFASPSNQTEAGRRILAQDPDTSGSLGMAISEAVEDAAKDENTHYSLGSVLNHVLLHQTVIGLETKKQFEKVGLFPDVLIGCVGGGSNFAGFAFPFIPDKMAGKDIKIIAVEPIACPTLTKGPFAYDYGDTAKMAPIVKMYTLGHDFVPAPIHSGGLRYHGMAPQISLLHKEGIIDAVSYHQNPVFEASMIFAKTEGVLPAPETAHAIKAAIDEALKCKETGEEKVIAFNFSGHGHFDLASYQNYMDGKLEDYEYPDELIKKSLERLPKF